The Dunckerocampus dactyliophorus isolate RoL2022-P2 chromosome 13, RoL_Ddac_1.1, whole genome shotgun sequence genome window below encodes:
- the hikeshi gene encoding protein Hikeshi, giving the protein MFGCLVAGRLVQTDAVQVASDKFVFNLPEYESVNHVVVFMLGTVPFPTGMGGAVYFSFPDPASGGPVWQLLGFIANDKPSAIFKISGLKVGQGGAHPFGTMASPPSVAQVGVSVEPLEQLAQQTPVSGAAASTTDTLRLFTQKMLDSLYNFASSFAVTQAQMTPSPNETFIPSSCILKWYDNFHRRMNQNPNFWKN; this is encoded by the coding sequence ATGTTTGGCTGTTTGGTGGCCGGCAGGTTGGTGCAGACGGACGCGGTTCAGGTGGCTTCTGATAAATTCGTGTTCAATCTGCCGGAATACGAGAGCGTGAACCATGTGGTGGTGTTCATGCTCGGCACAGTGCCTTTCCCTACAGGCATGGGCGGGGCGGTCTACTTCTCTTTCCCGGACCCTGCGAGCGGCGGACCGGTGTGGCAGCTGCTCGGCTTCATCGCCAATGACAAGCCCAGCGCCATCTTCAAGATCTCCGGGCTGAAGGTGGGCCAAGGCGGGGCGCACCCCTTCGGGACGATGGCCTCGCCTCCCTCCGTGGCCCAGGTCGGAGTGTCTGTGGAGCCGCTGGAGCAGCTGGCCCAGCAGACCCCCGTGTCCGGTGCTGCCGCGTCCACGACAGACACTTTGCGGCTTTTCACGCAAAAGATGTTGGACAGTTTGTACAACTTTGCGTCTTCCTTCGCCGTCACGCAGGCGCAGATGACGCCCAGCCCTAACGAGACCTTCATCCCGTCCAGCTGCATACTCAAGTGGTACGACAACTTCCACAGACGGATGAACCAGAACcccaatttttggaaaaactga
- the LOC129192747 gene encoding SUN domain-containing protein 3-like, with translation MLRKSSRLESSGYYTSDGQPVISYKETPYRKLWTRSRTLRHRRVAVDDVKYNIPLSASPASPASPARTDRAPSRVDSMLRFARKHLITILISVLWLLCESSIRQMTGFLAPSYLFSGRSNELSEEAFVKYNELLARVKAYEQQKDDKAPPWASVPNFALKSAGASVVCAATSKSYKAKTGTLSVFGFQIMFPQAVTPSVVIEGKSELIPGHCWAFSGHEGNLTITLSHPAVVQHVTLGHISKRISPTSSIPHAPNVFSVYGMETLDATEIKLGTFQYDQDGFMFQNFNIPEELHTTSKYLTLSIHSNWGDPTYTCLYSLMVHGRLAS, from the exons ATGCTAAGAAAAAGTTCCCGCTTGGAGTCGTCGGGCTACTACACCAGTGACGGGCAACCCGTCATCTCGTACAAGGAGACGCCATACAG GAAGCTCTGGACTCGCAGCCGGACTCTCCGCCATCGCAGAGTAGCCGTGGACGACGTCAAGTACAACATTCCGCTGTCTGCAAGCCCTGCAAGCCCTGCAAGCCCTGCAAGGACGGACAGAGCCCCCTCCAGGGTCGACAGCATGCTGCGATTTGCACGCAAACACTTGATCACCATTTTGATCTCTGTCCTGTGGCTCT tGTGCGAGTCCTCCATTCGCCAGATGACAGGCTTCCTCGCCCCCTCATACTTG TTCTCTGGACGCAGCAACGAGCTGTCAGAAGAAGCTTTCGTAAAGTACAACGAACTGCTGGCACGTGTGAAAGCCTACGAGCAGCAGAAGGACGACAAGGCGCCTCCGTGGGCCAGTGTTCCAAACTTCGCACTCAAGTCAGCAG GAGCCAGTGTCGTGTGTGCTGCCACCTCCAAGTCCTATAAGGCCAAAACTGGAACCTTGTCTGTCTTTGGCTTTCAGATCATGTTCCCTCAGGCGGTGACACCAAGTGTGGTCATTGAG GGCAAGTCTGAGCTGATCCCAGGTCATTGCTGGGCCTTCTCGGGTCACGAGGGGAATCTAACAATCACCCTGTCTCACCCGGCTGTGGTGCAACATGTGACCCTGGGTCACATCTCAAAGAGAATCTCCCCCACCAGCTCCATCCCCCACGCCCCGAATGTCTTCTCAGTCTAT GGAATGGAGACACTGGACGCGACAGAAATCAAACTCGGAACCTTTCAGTACGACCAAGATGGATTCATGTTCCAAAACTTCAACATACCT GAGGAGTTACACACCACCAGCAAGTACTTGACACTCAGTATCCATAGCAATTGGGGTGATCCCACATACACCTGCCTGTACAGCCTCATGGTGCACGGGAGGCTGGCGTCCTGA